In one Suricata suricatta isolate VVHF042 chromosome 9, meerkat_22Aug2017_6uvM2_HiC, whole genome shotgun sequence genomic region, the following are encoded:
- the CTXND1 gene encoding cortexin domain-containing 1, with protein MEEPTPEPVYVDVDKGLTLACFVFLCLFLVVMIIRCAKVIMDPYSAIPTSTWEEQHLDD; from the coding sequence ATGGAGGAGCCCACGCCCGAGCCTGTCTACGTGGACGTGGACAAAGGGCTGACCCTGGCCTGCTtcgtctttctctgcctgttccTCGTGGTCATGATCATTCGCTGCGCCAAGGTCATCATGGACCCGTACAGCGCCATCCCCACGTCTACCTGGGAGGAGCAGCACCTGGACGACTGA